One part of the bacterium genome encodes these proteins:
- a CDS encoding peptidase M50 has protein sequence MSESLFSSSWYRVAPLKPKLAAHARVHRHQYRGQLWYVLEDPISGRSHRLTPSAYQIVGLLDGQRSVQEIWDAVGLQLGDDVPTQDETIRVLGMLHVADLLQGDVSPDPDLVLRRAEQRAQAETRGRFANPMALKLPLLDPDRWLRRSTPWVRPVFSRWGAGLWCAVVGSALVLAGSHAEELSADAISRLLALENLVVLALVYPAVKLLHELGHAFAARSFGGAVHEVGILFLVLMPLPYVDASSSSVFPDKYQRMLVAGAGILVEVFLAALAFLVWLNTDPGLLRSTAYNVMWIGGVSTLLFNGNPLLRFDGYYVLSDAIEIPNLASRSKQYLGYLTLQHAFDVRGRSPVNAPGEARWFVAYGVAAFVYRLFVMLGIAYFLATQFLILGVMLALFAIVMQVVVPLIKCATFLLTSPRLGERRARALGLSMASAALLSALIFAVPISHTTHAEGVVWPPEGVLVRAGTEGFIIDVLAEPGSTVLRGQALVQIRDPSLEAELAVLRAELRELRARLHSERFRDRVRAAGTSSQIEELEARLARTRERESEVTVRSPGDGTFYLSGADNLTGHYVEQGELLGHVLGLSVPTVRAVVQESRVNLVREQTERIDLLLASELNAALQGDELRVIPAANDRLPSRALGTAGGGRLPVDPTDPDGLRTLDRVFEVEITLPRSLAVREVGTRVYVRFRHGFEPVGARLWRAVRRVLVRDIRV, from the coding sequence ATGAGCGAGAGCCTGTTCAGTTCATCCTGGTACCGTGTCGCACCTCTGAAGCCCAAGCTCGCCGCGCATGCACGTGTGCACCGGCATCAATACCGCGGCCAGCTCTGGTACGTGCTCGAAGATCCGATCTCCGGCCGCAGCCATCGTCTCACTCCGAGTGCCTATCAGATCGTCGGACTGCTCGATGGCCAGCGCAGCGTCCAGGAAATCTGGGACGCGGTCGGCCTGCAGCTGGGCGACGATGTGCCGACGCAAGACGAGACGATACGCGTGCTCGGCATGCTGCACGTGGCCGACCTGCTGCAAGGAGACGTGTCTCCCGATCCGGACCTGGTCTTGCGACGCGCCGAACAACGAGCGCAGGCAGAGACACGCGGTCGTTTTGCGAATCCCATGGCCCTCAAGCTGCCCTTGCTGGACCCCGATCGCTGGCTGCGGCGCTCTACTCCCTGGGTTCGCCCGGTCTTCAGCCGCTGGGGCGCGGGGTTGTGGTGTGCGGTCGTCGGCAGCGCTCTGGTTCTGGCGGGCTCCCACGCTGAGGAACTCTCCGCGGATGCGATCAGCCGGTTGCTGGCACTCGAGAACCTGGTCGTACTCGCACTCGTCTACCCAGCGGTCAAGCTGCTTCACGAACTCGGGCACGCCTTTGCCGCCCGCTCGTTCGGTGGCGCCGTGCACGAGGTCGGGATTCTCTTTCTGGTCTTGATGCCCCTGCCCTACGTCGACGCCTCGTCGTCGTCTGTGTTTCCGGACAAGTACCAGAGAATGCTCGTCGCGGGCGCGGGAATCCTGGTCGAAGTCTTCCTCGCGGCGCTGGCGTTCTTGGTCTGGTTGAACACCGACCCGGGCCTGCTCAGATCGACCGCCTACAATGTGATGTGGATCGGCGGTGTTTCGACACTTCTGTTCAATGGCAATCCCCTGTTGCGCTTCGACGGCTACTACGTGCTATCCGACGCCATCGAGATTCCCAACCTGGCAAGTCGCTCGAAGCAGTATCTGGGGTATCTGACGCTGCAACACGCCTTTGACGTGCGCGGACGATCCCCTGTCAATGCCCCTGGCGAAGCGCGCTGGTTTGTCGCCTACGGAGTCGCGGCCTTCGTCTACCGCTTGTTCGTCATGCTGGGCATCGCGTACTTCCTGGCGACTCAGTTCCTGATACTCGGCGTGATGCTCGCGCTGTTCGCGATCGTCATGCAGGTCGTGGTTCCCTTGATCAAGTGCGCCACCTTCTTGTTGACGAGCCCACGCCTGGGCGAACGGCGCGCACGTGCGCTCGGCCTGAGCATGGCTTCTGCGGCCCTCCTCTCCGCGTTGATCTTCGCGGTTCCGATCTCGCATACGACGCACGCTGAGGGAGTTGTATGGCCGCCCGAGGGCGTATTGGTTCGCGCGGGTACCGAAGGCTTCATCATCGATGTTCTCGCGGAGCCCGGCTCGACAGTCCTTCGAGGACAAGCGTTGGTACAGATTCGCGACCCCTCCCTGGAGGCAGAGCTTGCCGTTCTGCGCGCGGAACTGCGCGAGTTGCGAGCGCGCCTGCACTCGGAGCGCTTTCGCGATCGCGTCCGCGCTGCGGGAACCAGCAGTCAGATCGAAGAACTGGAGGCGCGCCTCGCGCGAACCCGCGAGCGCGAGAGCGAGGTGACCGTGCGCAGTCCCGGCGACGGCACCTTCTATCTGTCGGGAGCAGACAATCTGACTGGACACTACGTCGAACAAGGTGAGCTGCTCGGACACGTACTCGGCCTCTCGGTTCCGACCGTCCGCGCGGTAGTTCAGGAAAGCCGCGTGAACCTGGTCCGCGAGCAGACCGAGCGCATCGACCTGCTGCTCGCCAGCGAGCTGAACGCGGCGCTCCAGGGCGACGAACTGCGGGTCATACCAGCAGCAAACGACCGCCTGCCGAGCCGAGCTCTGGGCACCGCCGGTGGCGGTCGGCTGCCCGTCGATCCGACAGATCCCGACGGTCTTCGCACGCTCGACCGCGTGTTTGAAGTCGAGATCACACTGCCCCGATCGCTGGCCGTGCGCGAAGTGGGCACGCGTGTCTACGTGCGCTTCCGCCACGGCTTCGAACCGGTGGGGGCTCGACTCTGGCGAGCCGTGCGACGCGTGCTCGTGCGAGATATCCGTGTCTGA
- a CDS encoding prepilin peptidase, whose protein sequence is MSDGAPFGSGLALRPGVAQGSYPERGLEHESWFSRALRLISGATERALSLRRAPLEQFVSQVRSRGAKLRGLDEAQLAEELRRTRERLVLEGTRDDLLPGCFALISEFSRRTLGMEPYDVQLMAGWIMARGKLAEMATGEGKTLAATLPACTAALAGIPVHVISANDYLVARDAAKLAPLYEALGLSVSAVTEDLKNPNERRDAYSCDITYGTTKQIAFDYLRDGLARGRTRGKLKFQLDSLHNGAAHSGLLLRGLCFAIIDEADAILIDEASTPLILAGAGGSPEQERTYRQALRLAQRLEDGLDYRLNRMTSNVELSEGGRMKLEELTRPLSVAWHGPRRREAWALQALRALHVFVRDQHYLVRDGHVEIIDQPTGRSNPDRSWERGLHQLIELKEGCELTPERETLARISCQRFYRRYLKLSGMTGTAREVAGEVQDVYGLATVPIPTRKPLIRQHFGTRVYPSKQSKWRALSKRVAELNRTHRPVLVGTSSLGESEVVSRLLTAAGIEHRVLNARQDAEEAQIVADAGQLGRITVATNMAGRGTDIALGTGVAESGGLHVISTQRSSAGRIDRQLYGRSGRQGDPGSCEGIFSLEDDPLVQLYPDFVRRLMTLMSRRRGFFPHRLGSGLTSLPQCADERRQARIRRSLMETESYLSDLLAFTGQGE, encoded by the coding sequence GTGTCTGATGGCGCGCCCTTCGGTTCTGGCCTGGCGCTTCGACCGGGCGTGGCGCAAGGCAGCTACCCCGAACGGGGACTGGAACACGAATCCTGGTTCAGCCGAGCGCTGCGACTGATTTCCGGTGCGACGGAACGCGCACTCTCGCTGCGTCGAGCACCCCTGGAGCAGTTCGTCTCGCAGGTCCGCAGCCGGGGGGCCAAGCTTCGCGGACTCGACGAGGCTCAGCTCGCCGAAGAGTTGAGGCGAACGCGAGAACGGCTCGTGCTCGAGGGCACCCGTGACGATCTGCTGCCTGGCTGTTTCGCACTGATTTCGGAGTTCTCGCGTCGCACGCTCGGCATGGAACCCTACGACGTGCAGTTGATGGCCGGCTGGATCATGGCGCGCGGCAAGCTCGCCGAGATGGCCACCGGAGAGGGCAAGACGCTTGCCGCTACCCTGCCCGCTTGTACTGCGGCGTTGGCGGGAATTCCCGTGCATGTGATCTCTGCGAATGACTACCTGGTGGCACGCGACGCAGCGAAATTGGCGCCGCTCTACGAAGCACTCGGGTTATCGGTCTCCGCAGTGACCGAAGACCTAAAGAACCCAAACGAGCGACGCGACGCCTACTCCTGCGACATCACCTATGGAACGACCAAGCAGATCGCCTTCGACTACCTGCGCGATGGGCTCGCTCGCGGTCGAACCCGCGGAAAGCTCAAGTTTCAACTGGACTCCCTCCACAACGGAGCTGCGCACAGTGGCCTGCTTCTGCGCGGCTTGTGCTTCGCGATCATCGACGAGGCAGACGCGATCCTGATCGACGAAGCGAGTACACCGCTCATCCTTGCCGGCGCCGGCGGATCCCCCGAACAGGAGCGCACCTACCGACAAGCGCTGCGCCTCGCGCAAAGACTGGAAGATGGCCTCGACTACCGCCTCAATCGCATGACTTCCAACGTCGAACTGAGCGAAGGCGGCCGAATGAAACTCGAGGAGCTGACCCGACCCCTGTCCGTTGCGTGGCATGGCCCTCGACGCCGAGAGGCCTGGGCGCTGCAGGCGCTACGTGCCCTGCACGTGTTCGTACGCGACCAGCACTACCTCGTGCGCGACGGGCACGTCGAGATCATCGATCAGCCCACGGGCCGTTCGAACCCCGACCGCTCCTGGGAGCGCGGCCTCCATCAGTTGATTGAACTCAAGGAAGGCTGCGAGCTGACCCCCGAGCGCGAAACCCTGGCACGCATAAGCTGCCAACGCTTCTACCGACGCTATCTGAAGCTCTCTGGGATGACGGGAACCGCGCGCGAAGTCGCCGGCGAAGTCCAGGACGTATACGGACTCGCGACTGTGCCCATTCCCACGCGCAAGCCGCTGATTCGGCAGCACTTCGGCACGCGCGTGTACCCGTCCAAGCAGAGCAAATGGCGTGCGCTGAGCAAACGCGTGGCCGAACTGAACCGAACGCACCGGCCTGTCCTGGTTGGCACCTCTTCGTTGGGAGAGTCCGAAGTAGTCAGCAGGTTGTTGACTGCCGCTGGCATCGAGCATCGTGTGTTGAACGCACGCCAGGATGCCGAAGAAGCGCAGATCGTGGCCGACGCCGGACAGCTCGGACGTATCACGGTCGCGACCAATATGGCGGGTCGAGGCACCGACATCGCTCTGGGCACGGGAGTCGCGGAGAGCGGCGGCCTGCACGTGATCTCGACACAGCGGTCAAGTGCTGGGCGAATCGACCGACAGCTCTACGGTCGGAGTGGCCGGCAGGGAGATCCCGGAAGCTGCGAGGGAATCTTTTCGCTCGAAGATGACCCGCTAGTCCAGCTATATCCAGACTTCGTCCGACGGCTCATGACATTGATGTCACGGCGTCGCGGATTCTTCCCACATCGGCTCGGCTCCGGCCTTACATCCTTGCCGCAGTGCGCCGATGAAAGGAGGCAGGCCCGGATCCGGCGTTCCCTGATGGAGACCGAGAGCTACTTGAGCGACCTACTGGCGTTCACTGGGCAAGGCGAGTAG
- a CDS encoding efflux RND transporter periplasmic adaptor subunit encodes MNGDEPKKFARWILPFLTVAGLCAVFLPGVVKWSAGRNTIPTGSRQATVQKLQAAAAAKHREGTALSTDPLLGTTLDGSAVRSPGSHDRGAVDCIIEPFEVVEIGSSVIGVIKSIQTERGDFVKAGQIVAELESSVEDAAVALARTRAKIDSNVRSRASELQLRERRRQRGGKLFKRDAVSLDARQELDTEADIARYEYYRALEEQRLAELELIRAVAAAERRKIRSPVAGVVVSRSMSPGEIPHEDTILTIAQIDPLRVDVILPAAKFGTIKKGTRATIAPELEGNDAHVASVTIVDQVIDAASGTFGVQLELPNPDFAIPGGLHCRVRFEAD; translated from the coding sequence ATGAACGGCGACGAGCCGAAGAAGTTTGCGCGATGGATCTTGCCGTTTCTAACGGTGGCGGGTCTGTGCGCGGTCTTCCTGCCCGGCGTCGTGAAGTGGAGTGCTGGGCGGAACACAATCCCGACCGGCAGCCGACAGGCGACCGTGCAGAAGTTGCAGGCGGCCGCTGCCGCGAAACACCGCGAGGGAACTGCATTGAGTACAGATCCGCTACTCGGCACAACGCTCGACGGTTCGGCGGTGCGCTCGCCGGGTAGCCACGATCGAGGCGCGGTCGATTGCATCATCGAGCCCTTCGAAGTCGTGGAGATCGGCAGCTCGGTCATCGGTGTCATCAAGAGCATCCAGACGGAGCGTGGGGACTTCGTGAAGGCCGGCCAGATCGTGGCCGAGCTCGAATCCAGCGTGGAAGATGCCGCGGTCGCACTCGCTCGCACTCGCGCCAAGATCGACTCGAACGTGCGCTCGCGAGCGAGCGAGCTGCAGCTTCGCGAGCGACGCAGGCAGCGGGGAGGGAAGCTGTTCAAGCGCGACGCCGTCTCACTCGATGCCCGCCAGGAGCTCGACACGGAAGCCGACATCGCGCGCTACGAATACTACCGCGCGCTCGAGGAACAGCGACTCGCCGAGCTGGAGCTCATACGGGCCGTCGCCGCCGCCGAGCGACGCAAGATTCGCAGCCCAGTGGCCGGTGTGGTGGTAAGCCGTTCAATGTCGCCGGGTGAGATCCCGCACGAAGACACGATCCTGACGATCGCTCAGATCGATCCGCTGCGCGTCGATGTGATCCTGCCCGCCGCGAAGTTCGGCACCATCAAGAAGGGCACGCGCGCTACGATTGCCCCGGAGTTGGAAGGCAACGACGCACACGTGGCGTCCGTGACGATCGTCGATCAGGTCATCGACGCGGCCAGCGGCACCTTCGGGGTGCAACTCGAGCTGCCAAATCCGGACTTCGCGATTCCGGGCGGACTGCACTGTCGGGTCCGCTTCGAGGCCGACTGA